The Terriglobus sp. TAA 43 sequence GCGCAGGTGTATGCGGAGCAGTCGGCGTATGTGAATCGCAACAACTCGATCTGGGCGCGCAATGTAATGCCGGGCGGAGCTTGTCTTGCAGCGGGTGGGCGTGAAGCGCGCGACGCCATTGCGAAGATGGTGGGCGTGTCGCATGAGGAGATTGCGATTACGCGCAGCGGTTCCGATGCGTTGCAATCGCTCATCTGCAACTACAAGGCGATCAAGCCGGGCGATGCCGTCATCTACTGCGATCTGGATTATGACGCAATGATTGCGAGCATGGATTGGCTGGGTGACCATCGTGGCGCGCAGGTGGTGAAGTTCGATATGCCGGAGCCTGCGACCACGGCCAACATTCTTGCCGCTTATGAAGATGTGTTGAAGCGCACACCGAATGCGAAGCTACTGCTGGTGACGCAGGTGTCGAACCGTACGGGGCTTGTTACTCCGGTGAAAGAGATTGTTGCGATGGCGCGTGCGCGTGGCGTGGATACGATCTGCGACATTGCGCATGGTGTGGCTTGCCTTGATTTTCAAATTGCCGATCTGGGATGCGATTTCGCCGGATGGAGTGTGCATAAGTGGACCTCTGCGCCGCTGGGCACGGGGGCAATGTACATCCGCAGATCACGTATCGATGACATTGATATTTCGTATGACAACCACGAGATTCCGCCGCATGACATTACGGCGCGTGTGCCTGCGGGCACGGTGAATTTCGCGGCGCTGCTATCGATTCCGACGGCTGCGGATTTTCATTTTGCTGTGGGCGGCGCGGCAAAAGAGAAGCACCTGCGCAGTCTGCGCGATCGCTGGGTGCATGCTGTGACCGATCTGCCAAACGTAGAGATCTGTGTGCCGGATGATCCTGCGCGCTACTGCGCGATCACCAGTTTTCGTTTGAAGAGCATGCACACGAACGAACAGGCGCAACATCTGCAAACGATGTTGTTCGAGAAGTACCGTGTGCATACAGTGTGGCGGAAGGGTGTGGCGAAGGGGCCTGTGATTCGCGTGACGCCGGGCCTGTACAGCACCTTTTCGGATAGCGATGCGCTGGCGAATGCGTTGCACAAAGAACATGCAATGTTTGCCTGAGTATTCAGGAGAGCCTTATGGCGAAACTTATCTTCGCAATGAACCAGTCTTTGGACGGCTACGTGGGACCACACGAAATTTTCGCCGGATCTGGAACTCTTTCGCCACTTCATCGGTGAAGTGAGTGGAGCGGCCGGCATGATCTATGGCCGGCGCATGTACGAGGTGATGCGGTACTGGGACGATGATCAGCCGGGCTGGGAGCCGCACGAGCGGGAGTACGCAGCAGCGTGGCGGAGCAAACCGAAATGGGTGGTGTCGCGCTCGCTGACGTCCGTTGGCCCGAATGCAACGCTTATCTCAGGGGACGTGGAAACGGCGATTCGCAAACTGAAGGCTGAGCTGACCGGCGATATAGAAGTAGCCGGTCCAGAGCTGGCGCAAAGCCTGACTGATCTTGGGCTTATCGATGCGTACCAGATTTACCTACATCCCGTAGTGGTTGGCGGCGACAAACCATTCTTCTCAAAGCCACAGCCGTCGCCCCGCCTCGAGGCTATTGATCGAATCGTTCCGAATGTTGTGCGGCTTACATATGTTCCCGATTAATCAAGGGGGTGGGGTGGCCGGACTACGGTAATGCCGCTAGGGTGTTATCGCGTCTTCCACCAACGATTTTCTAAAGCAGCTTTCGATGGATATCGCATTTGGCGGGAAGACGAGATTCTCAATCTGTCGAGAGGGCGTGGATGCTCTCCAACAGAAGTGAGACGTATTAGAAATGCATGATCTGATTGTTGCTGTCGGTTTTTTCGCCATGGTTCTCTCTCCTTGTGTCGTTGCCAGCCTTGCCGGCCGCACAGAGTCCCAGGCGTAACCCCTCCTCCCCCAGGCTGTTCCGCAGCCGCTCTGCCCCTCTTCTTCCCGTAGTTTGCAGTGCCGTTCCGATGAAAATTCGCGCCGAAGAGCCGATTTCGCAGAACACCCTTACTTCCTCTGACCGCTTAGACGAGCCGCTGCTGCGGCTTTCTGGTCTCCCTTTCGCTCTGCCGCCGTCTGATTCTTCTTCGGCTCACAGCTCCCCTTCTCTCCCTCCATCTTCCCCGGAACGGGCTCGTAGCCCGGCCAGCACGCGTTTGCTGCGGAGGTTTTCTTCCCGCCCTTCTTTGCTGCGGACTTCTTTCCTGGTGTCTTCTTTGTATCGGCGCCCGTGATGTGCTGCCGATTTGCGGCGGGTTTCGTGTTGGCGGACTTGGTTGCGCGCTTCGCTGATTTCTTCGCAGTAGCCATAGCCAGCTTAGAGATGGAACGGCCTATACGCGTTCACTGGCAATGCGGCAGAAATGCAGGTGTTTTTACCGCAGTCGCAAACGAATGGGGCCTTTTGCAGTGGCAGCATTCACGGCATGACCGCGTTGCGTGACTTGAAGGATTTCCTCGTCGGCCATGACTCCGGCTGTGTTGCGAACAGGCTGCATCCATGGCTCCCAGTCGCGGCGGACGTCACCTGCGATGGCACGCGCCACCTCGCTGGGGCAGATTGTCTTGCCGTCACCGCGCTCCTGCAGCAAACGAAGGATGGTCTCGCGGATTGTGCTTTGAGCGGGTTTCACAGCGAAATGGCTCCCATCTTTTACACTTAGATGGTTATGGCTAATTTCCCGCCACTGAATGAGCAGCTTGACCTGATTACCAAAGGCGCTGCCGAAATTATTCCGCTGGACGAACTGACGAAGCGTATTGAGGCTTCGCTTGCCAGCGGCAAACCCATGCGCATTAAGGCCGGGTTTGACCCCACTGCGCCCGATCTGCACCTGGGCCACACCGTTCTGATGCGTAAGCTGCGTCACTTTCAGCAGCTTGGCCATACGGTCATCTTCCTCATTGGCGATTCGACGGCGCTGATCGGCGATCCCACCGGGAAGTCGCAGACGCGCAAGCCGCTGACACGCGAACAGATTGCAGCCAACGCGAAGACGTATCAGGATCAGGTCTTCCGTATTCTGGACCGCGATAAGACCGAGATTCGTTGGAACTCCGAGTGGCTGGACAAGCTTGACTTCGCTGAAATGGTGAAGCTGATGGCACAGTTCACCGTGAGCCAGATGCTGGAGCGTGAAGACTTCCACAAGCGGTTCAATAACGAAGAGCCGATTGCGCTGCACGAACTGATCTACCCCATCGTGCAGGGTTACGACTCCGTTGCGCTGGAGAGCGATGTGGAGCTTGGCGGCACGGATCAGAAGTTCAACCTGATGCGTGGTCGCGATCTGCAGCGCCACTTCGGCCAACAGCCGCAGATCATCCTGATGATGCCCATCATTGAGGGCCTGGATGGCGTGCAGAAGATGAGCAAGTCGCTGGGCAATTACATTGGCGTGGATGAGCCGCCGTTTGAGATGTTCGGCAAGCTGATGACCGTGGGCGACGATCTGATGTGGCGTTACTGGACGCTGCTGACGGACGTGCCAGCCAGCGAGATCGACACGATGAAGGCGAAGGTTGCCGATGGTTCTTTGCATCCCATGGAAGTGAAGAAGGCCATGGCACGCACCATCACCGCGGGCTTCTCATCACAGGAAGATGCGCTGCGTGCGGAAGAGAACTGGTCCACACAGTTTCAAAAGGGCGGCACCAGCGAAGATACAGAACGTGTGTCGCTGGCGAAGGCTGACCTTGCGTTTGAAGAAGCAACGAACACCATTGGTACGGACAAGCTGATGGTGGCTGCTGGCTTCTGCGCGAGCATGGGTGAGGCACGTCGCAAGCGTGCCGAGAAGGCCGTGAAGATCGACAACGTGACAGTGGAAGATGCGCGGCTTGCTCTTGCTGCTGAGACTGTTGAGTTGCTGGTGAAGCTGGGCAAGAAGACGAAGATCGTTACCGTCTCGTAGTTACACAATCAGAACGTCATCAGGCGGCGATGATGGGTGTGAGAGTAGGATGTTGGCCATGCTCTCGCACTTGTCTCGCCGTCGTTTTCTTCAGGGCAGCGCCGCCACAGTGGCTGCTGCACGTGCTGCTTCCATGTGGCCTCAGAGCGCCATGCGCATTGCTTCCGGCCCGTTTCAACCTACGTGGGATTCGCTGAAGGCGCACTACAAAACGCCGGACTGGTTTCGCGATGCGAAGTTTGGCATATGGGCGCACTGGAGTGCGCAGTGTGTACCCGAACAAGGCGATTGGTACGCACGCAAGATGTACATGCAGGGCGACCCCACCTACGAGTGGCACGTAAAGCACTACGGTCATCCCACGAAGTTTGGCTTCATGGAGATTGACAACCTGTGGAAGGCTGAGAAGTGGCAGCCGGAGCAGATGATGCAGCTTTATCAAGCTGCGGGTGCGAAGTACTTCTTTGCGCTGGCGAATCATCACGACAACTTTGATAACTACGCGTCGACGTATCATCCGTGGAACTCCACGCGCATAGGGCCGAAGCGCGACATCATTGGCACGTGGGAGAAGGTGGCGCGTGCGCATGGCATGAAGTTTGGTGTGTCGAACCACAGCTCGCATGCGTGGCACTGGTTCCAGGTGGCGTATGGATATGACGCGGTTGGTCCGTTGGCGAATCAGCGTTACGACGCAGCTACGCTGACCAAGGCTGATGGCAAAGGCAAGTGGTGGGAAGGACTTGATCCGCAAGCGCTTTATGCGGGTCGCACCGATCTTGCGATGCCGGATGGCGTGAACACCATTGCCGCGCAGAATGCATGGCACAAGGATCACGATGGCAAGTGGCATGAGGAAGATCCACCGCAGAATCCGCACTTTTCAGAGCTGTGGTTCCTGCGATGCAAAGAACTCTTCGATAAGTACAACCCTGACCTTGTGTACTTTGACGATGAGGAATTGCCCTTTGGCGATAAGGGTTTGAGCGTGACGGCACACCTGTACAACACCAGCGTTGCGCGGCATGGATCGCAGCAGGCTGTGGTGTTTGCGAAGAAGCCCGGCCCGAACCACATGGGCGGATTCACGCTGGATATTGAACGTTCGCGCTCGACTGAGATCCTTGCAGAGCCTTGGCAGACCGATACCTGCATTGGAGATTGGCATTACAAGCGTTCGATCTTTGAGCAACATAAATACAAGACTGCCGATACGGTGATCGCGTTGCTGATTGATGTGATCAGCAAGAATGGCAACCTGCTACTGAGCGTTCCTGTGCGTGGCGATGGCAGTCTTGATGAAGACGAGCATGCATTTCTGCAACAGCTTGCTTCGTGGGTTCCTGTACATGGCGAGGCAATTTATGGCACGCGTCCTTGGAAGGTCTTTGGTGAAGGGCCGCCGGAGCCGATTGAAAAGAACTTCAGCGAGAAGACGCGTCCGCACACGGCGGAAGACATTCGTTTCACCGCCAAGGGCAATGTTGTATATGCGTTTGTGCTGGCGTGGCCTACGGATGGCAAGGTGCGCATCAAGTCGATGCGGCGCGGTGGTGAGCATACTCCGTCTTCCATCCACCGAGTGGAGATGCTGCCAAACGCAGCACAGCTGAAGTGGACGCAGACGGCGGATACACTGGAAGTCACCATGCCTGCGGACAAGCCGAATCCTTACGCTTATGTGCTGCGCATCACGACGTAGTGCTTAGTGTCGTGTGGCGGTTGTTTGATTGCCGCCGAGCGTGATGGTGAGGGAAGAGACTTTGCCTGCCTCGCGATGAAATTCAACTTGTAGGTCCGTTGCGCGCGAGAAGAAGCGGGTCTCCGACTCTGCAGAGAGCGGAGGCCGCTTGCGCGCGCCCGATGTCAGTACGAGGTGGCCGTCTTCAACGGTGATGACATCCTGTGTGCCGTCGGCTTCGGTGTAGGTCCCCGTGTACTCATTCAGCTTCGATGGTGTAACGGGAACTTCTTTGCGCTCGAAGGGCAGGATTACGTTTTCACCCATGTAGAAGCGGCCGAGAGCATCGGCGATGCGGTCTGCGATGATGCCTTCCACGTTCGATAGCGCGATGATGCTGAGTTGCTTCTCGGGGTAATAGATCATGTCGGCGTTGAATCCATCGACGCCACCATCGTGGTCATAACGTTTGTGGCCCGCGGCAGTATGTTCCGAAATGCCGAAGGCGTAGGTCTGCTTTGGCTCAGGCGTCAGCATCATGTGAAGCGATTCTGATGACAGCACCTTGCCGCCGTAGAGACCGCGCTCCCACTTGAGCAGATCGCCTGCGGTGGAATAGAAGCCACCTGCGGCGTAGGGAATGCTCATGTCGATGAAGTCGGCGTTGCGGAATTTGCCATCCTGCAGAGCGTAGCCGTGAACACGCTTGGGGACGATGGTTGCCGGGTTGTCGTATCCCGTCTCCGCCATATTCAGTGGTGTGAAGATGCTCTTCTGCAGGTAGTCGCAATAAGGCATGCCGCTGGCCTTTTCAATCACCCATCCCAACAGCGCATAGCCGGAGTTGCTGTACTTCATCTTTGTCCCAGGTGCGAAGTCCAGCGGCTTGTCGCGGAAGCGTGCGATCAACTGTTGTGGAGTTACCGGAAGGCGCTGGGTGCTGGAGTAGTCCGGCAGGCTGGTGAAGTTTGGCACGCCTGCGGTGTGGTTCAGCAATCGGCGAATGGTGACCTGGTCCCATGCTGCGGGAGCTTCGGGATAGTAGGTGCGGATGGGGTCATCCAGATGCACCTTGCCCTGCTGCACCAGCAGAAGAATGCTGGCGGCGGTGAACTGCTTAGTCAGCGAGCCGATGCGAAAGCGACCATCGAGTGTGTGCGGCGTTTGCCATTCCAGATCGGCTTCGCCATAGGCCTTTTGCAGAAGAACGTGGTCACCTTCTGCTACCAGCACCACACCCATGAAGTGGTTTTCATGGACGAAGCCTTCCACGATCTGCTGCATGCGCGATTGCTGCGCCGTTTGCGGCAGAGCAGACAGCGAAAGAAAACAAAGGGCGACGCAGCAGGCAGAGAACAACGAACGGAAGCGCATACGTTTCTCTATACGCGGGAAACGTATGCGCTATCTACAGTTTCTTTTGAAAGATGCTTACTCGATTGGCGGCTTGGCAGCAAAGAGCGGCTCAAAGCTGGCGCGGTATTGCAGGAAGACGATGATCCAAAGCACGGCGGCCAGCAGAGCAGGCGCAAAGCCTTCCGGATTCATGGTGGCGTGGAAGGTGAGGATGTTCGCCAGCTCCGCTGCAAGAATCGTCAGTGCGAGAGGGACGAAGTAGCCGCTCAGCAGCAGCAATCCCGCAATGAGCTGAAAACCGAAGAACATGTAGGCATAATGCGAAACCGCAACGCCGGTGAAGAAGTGGATGGCGTTCGGGTCTGGCGGTGGCGGCTGTTTGATGAAGTTCAGGAATCCATTCAGGCCGAAGACAGTAAAGATCAGTCCCAGCAGATAACGAGCGATGGTTGCTGCGAGTTTCATTGCGAGTCCCTCTGCGTGAAGTAATTCGATATCAAAACAACTGCATCTATCGGATTCTGACGTTTGAAGAAAGGGTGCAGAAATTTTTCAGGAAGCTTTGCGTTGACGCGAACGCAGCATACTCCGCGAGGCAAGCAGGTACAAGGGAATACCGAAGGCCGCGATGATCAATGCGAACACCACTGCGGGAAGATGGCCCACGTGTTCGTCGCGAGCGGCCCACAGCGCGAAGAGCATCAGGCCAACGGGACCGCACCCGAGCACCACGGCAAACCATGTGGGACCGGGCACGCGGAAGGGCCGTGGCATCTGCGGTTGGCGTCTCCGTAGGATGACGAGCGCAGCGAACTCCAGGATCAGCGATAGTCCCCACAGCAACACGTCGATCGTGATGAGGCGTTCAAACGTGAGCTTCAGCGCCAGTGCCCAGCATGTGGCGCATACGATCAGCGAGACCCATGGCACATCGTTACGATTGCGCTTTGCAAACACGCTGGGGAGCAGGCCGTCGCAGGCCATCGCATACGGCAGGCGTGTGTAGCTGAGTGTGAGCGCATTGAATGTGCCCATGCTGTCGAGCGATCCCGCGAGGACCACTCCTACAGCGAGCGCTGTCCCGCCGAGAAGATGCGCCGCGTCTGCCCATGCGCCGGTAGAGAAACGATCTGCGGGAATGCCCGCCCATGCCACCGCTGCGATGGGAATGAGGTACGTGAGCATGACCATGCCTGCGGCCAGCAGCATTACGCGTGGATACGTTCGCTGCGGTTCTTCCACTTCGCTGGCAATGGTGGTTGCGTTGTCCCAACCCATGTAATTCCACATGGCCACAAGGATCGCGGCAGGAAGATCGATGCGTGAGGGCGCGCCCATGGCAGCGTGCGGTGTGTGCGATCCCGTATAAACGGCGAGAACAACCAGTGCGACGAACGGACTGAGTGCGAGCAGCCAAATGAAGACGGAACCATCGCCCACGGACTTGGCACCGCGCAGATTCCACAGAGCCGAGAGGACGACCACGCCGATCTCAAGCGCCAGGCCGCGGTGTCCGCTGGTCATGGCTGGTGCAACGCGGCCAAGGTAGTCGACGAAGATGGTTGGGTAGATGGCCATGTCGAAGATGGAAGCGGCGAGCGACAGCCACGCTTCCTGAAATCCCCAGAACGGCCCCATGGCGCGACGCACCCAAACGTAGAAGCCGCCCTCTTCCGGCATGGCT is a genomic window containing:
- a CDS encoding aminotransferase class V-fold PLP-dependent enzyme, with the protein product MRPDRRTFLKSAAACAPVAMMASASADAQAAAVVAVKLTPNSIPVADLPKHYDVETGIHNLENGYWGVMPRAVAQVYAEQSAYVNRNNSIWARNVMPGGACLAAGGREARDAIAKMVGVSHEEIAITRSGSDALQSLICNYKAIKPGDAVIYCDLDYDAMIASMDWLGDHRGAQVVKFDMPEPATTANILAAYEDVLKRTPNAKLLLVTQVSNRTGLVTPVKEIVAMARARGVDTICDIAHGVACLDFQIADLGCDFAGWSVHKWTSAPLGTGAMYIRRSRIDDIDISYDNHEIPPHDITARVPAGTVNFAALLSIPTAADFHFAVGGAAKEKHLRSLRDRWVHAVTDLPNVEICVPDDPARYCAITSFRLKSMHTNEQAQHLQTMLFEKYRVHTVWRKGVAKGPVIRVTPGLYSTFSDSDALANALHKEHAMFA
- a CDS encoding dihydrofolate reductase family protein — its product is MIYGRRMYEVMRYWDDDQPGWEPHEREYAAAWRSKPKWVVSRSLTSVGPNATLISGDVETAIRKLKAELTGDIEVAGPELAQSLTDLGLIDAYQIYLHPVVVGGDKPFFSKPQPSPRLEAIDRIVPNVVRLTYVPD
- a CDS encoding DUF3253 domain-containing protein, which produces MKPAQSTIRETILRLLQERGDGKTICPSEVARAIAGDVRRDWEPWMQPVRNTAGVMADEEILQVTQRGHAVNAATAKGPIRLRLR
- the tyrS gene encoding tyrosine--tRNA ligase, with protein sequence MANFPPLNEQLDLITKGAAEIIPLDELTKRIEASLASGKPMRIKAGFDPTAPDLHLGHTVLMRKLRHFQQLGHTVIFLIGDSTALIGDPTGKSQTRKPLTREQIAANAKTYQDQVFRILDRDKTEIRWNSEWLDKLDFAEMVKLMAQFTVSQMLEREDFHKRFNNEEPIALHELIYPIVQGYDSVALESDVELGGTDQKFNLMRGRDLQRHFGQQPQIILMMPIIEGLDGVQKMSKSLGNYIGVDEPPFEMFGKLMTVGDDLMWRYWTLLTDVPASEIDTMKAKVADGSLHPMEVKKAMARTITAGFSSQEDALRAEENWSTQFQKGGTSEDTERVSLAKADLAFEEATNTIGTDKLMVAAGFCASMGEARRKRAEKAVKIDNVTVEDARLALAAETVELLVKLGKKTKIVTVS
- a CDS encoding alpha-L-fucosidase, translating into MLSHLSRRRFLQGSAATVAAARAASMWPQSAMRIASGPFQPTWDSLKAHYKTPDWFRDAKFGIWAHWSAQCVPEQGDWYARKMYMQGDPTYEWHVKHYGHPTKFGFMEIDNLWKAEKWQPEQMMQLYQAAGAKYFFALANHHDNFDNYASTYHPWNSTRIGPKRDIIGTWEKVARAHGMKFGVSNHSSHAWHWFQVAYGYDAVGPLANQRYDAATLTKADGKGKWWEGLDPQALYAGRTDLAMPDGVNTIAAQNAWHKDHDGKWHEEDPPQNPHFSELWFLRCKELFDKYNPDLVYFDDEELPFGDKGLSVTAHLYNTSVARHGSQQAVVFAKKPGPNHMGGFTLDIERSRSTEILAEPWQTDTCIGDWHYKRSIFEQHKYKTADTVIALLIDVISKNGNLLLSVPVRGDGSLDEDEHAFLQQLASWVPVHGEAIYGTRPWKVFGEGPPEPIEKNFSEKTRPHTAEDIRFTAKGNVVYAFVLAWPTDGKVRIKSMRRGGEHTPSSIHRVEMLPNAAQLKWTQTADTLEVTMPADKPNPYAYVLRITT
- a CDS encoding serine hydrolase, coding for MRFRSLFSACCVALCFLSLSALPQTAQQSRMQQIVEGFVHENHFMGVVLVAEGDHVLLQKAYGEADLEWQTPHTLDGRFRIGSLTKQFTAASILLLVQQGKVHLDDPIRTYYPEAPAAWDQVTIRRLLNHTAGVPNFTSLPDYSSTQRLPVTPQQLIARFRDKPLDFAPGTKMKYSNSGYALLGWVIEKASGMPYCDYLQKSIFTPLNMAETGYDNPATIVPKRVHGYALQDGKFRNADFIDMSIPYAAGGFYSTAGDLLKWERGLYGGKVLSSESLHMMLTPEPKQTYAFGISEHTAAGHKRYDHDGGVDGFNADMIYYPEKQLSIIALSNVEGIIADRIADALGRFYMGENVILPFERKEVPVTPSKLNEYTGTYTEADGTQDVITVEDGHLVLTSGARKRPPLSAESETRFFSRATDLQVEFHREAGKVSSLTITLGGNQTTATRH
- a CDS encoding APC family permease, with product MTITPARKLKLIPLLAATYFMVSGGPYGLEDIIGFAGYGRALLLLLLLPFVWSLPTALMLGELSAAMPEEGGFYVWVRRAMGPFWGFQEAWLSLAASIFDMAIYPTIFVDYLGRVAPAMTSGHRGLALEIGVVVLSALWNLRGAKSVGDGSVFIWLLALSPFVALVVLAVYTGSHTPHAAMGAPSRIDLPAAILVAMWNYMGWDNATTIASEVEEPQRTYPRVMLLAAGMVMLTYLIPIAAVAWAGIPADRFSTGAWADAAHLLGGTALAVGVVLAGSLDSMGTFNALTLSYTRLPYAMACDGLLPSVFAKRNRNDVPWVSLIVCATCWALALKLTFERLITIDVLLWGLSLILEFAALVILRRRQPQMPRPFRVPGPTWFAVVLGCGPVGLMLFALWAARDEHVGHLPAVVFALIIAAFGIPLYLLASRSMLRSRQRKAS